The following coding sequences are from one Elusimicrobiota bacterium window:
- a CDS encoding cyclic nucleotide-binding domain-containing protein: MAASVRESLKSIELLSQLPDSVLGPLADLSAIRPVRAGETIFCQNEPSPYCFGILSGEVLIQRVSKDPRFPSKVLGVLGPGDLFGESALLENCPRAAMATANKDGELLAIQGNKFREWLVQEPALGVPVLINLLDRSLSRLQLTSHELSIVYGVGRLLSGPQPFQDRLAAGLEFVKSSIDGLDDLYCFERSAYWEEFGCLYPTTEPDRLPAIPLASALAAKAQGQSSAFVLDEPDQWQAASAALVPLMNADRPDQPLQGFLVMTSRQQPRFFSRNMLLMLSAMANPLAEALARQSRQEEASAQSRLDQSRRSFNL; this comes from the coding sequence ATGGCCGCGTCCGTACGAGAGTCTCTTAAATCAATTGAGCTTCTGTCCCAATTGCCGGATTCCGTCCTGGGTCCGTTAGCGGATCTATCGGCGATCCGTCCGGTGCGCGCCGGTGAAACGATTTTCTGCCAGAACGAACCCTCTCCTTATTGTTTTGGAATCCTTTCAGGCGAAGTCCTGATTCAACGGGTATCCAAGGACCCGCGTTTCCCTTCCAAAGTGCTTGGAGTCCTGGGGCCGGGGGATCTTTTCGGCGAATCGGCGCTTCTTGAAAATTGCCCTCGCGCGGCCATGGCCACCGCCAATAAGGATGGAGAACTTCTGGCCATTCAGGGGAATAAATTTCGCGAATGGCTGGTCCAGGAACCGGCTTTGGGTGTTCCCGTATTAATCAATCTGCTGGACCGTTCGCTCAGCCGGCTGCAACTTACAAGCCATGAACTGTCTATTGTTTACGGCGTGGGCCGGTTGCTCTCCGGGCCGCAGCCTTTTCAGGATCGCTTGGCGGCCGGTCTGGAATTCGTCAAAAGTTCGATCGATGGGCTCGATGATCTCTATTGTTTTGAACGAAGCGCGTATTGGGAGGAATTCGGCTGCCTCTATCCAACCACTGAACCGGATCGTCTCCCGGCGATCCCGCTGGCCTCCGCGCTGGCGGCGAAGGCCCAGGGACAATCCAGCGCGTTTGTACTGGACGAGCCGGATCAATGGCAGGCCGCTTCGGCGGCCCTTGTTCCGCTGATGAATGCGGATCGCCCCGATCAACCCCTTCAGGGATTTCTCGTGATGACCAGCCGTCAGCAGCCCCGGTTCTTTTCGCGTAATATGCTCCTGATGCTTTCGGCCATGGCCAATCCGTTAGCCGAAGCGCTGGCGCGCCAGAGCCGCCAGGAGGAAGCCTCGGCGCAGTCTCGCCTGGATCAATCCCGCCGGTCCTTTAACCTGTAA